One Desulfobulbus oligotrophicus DNA segment encodes these proteins:
- a CDS encoding HAD family hydrolase: protein MRYKAVIFDLDGTLLDTLEDLAFAANRILADNNFPTHPVGAYRTFVGEGLRVLIERILPEGHRETVVVTKMMAAFEEVYAECWHVRSAPYPGIASLLDYLTAKEIRLSILSNKPDQFTRLCVHRMLSGWHFDPVFGQRPGIPKKPDPTAALEIAHILDLSPASILYVGDSGVDMHTARAAMMDVAGVLWGFRDGDELRRAGARYLVARPEDLLPILFPV, encoded by the coding sequence ATGCGGTACAAAGCAGTGATTTTTGATCTGGATGGAACTTTGCTGGATACTCTTGAAGATCTGGCTTTTGCGGCCAACCGGATACTGGCGGATAACAATTTCCCCACGCATCCTGTGGGAGCGTACCGCACTTTTGTTGGTGAAGGCTTGCGGGTTCTGATTGAACGCATCTTACCTGAAGGACACCGGGAGACGGTGGTTGTGACGAAAATGATGGCAGCCTTTGAAGAGGTGTACGCAGAATGCTGGCATGTCCGTTCCGCACCGTATCCGGGGATAGCCTCTCTTCTTGATTATCTGACCGCAAAAGAGATCCGCTTGAGTATTCTTTCCAACAAACCGGATCAGTTTACCCGCCTGTGTGTCCATCGAATGCTGTCTGGCTGGCATTTTGATCCCGTCTTCGGACAACGTCCCGGAATCCCGAAGAAGCCTGATCCGACGGCGGCTCTGGAAATAGCCCACATCCTTGATCTGTCCCCTGCCTCAATCCTCTATGTGGGTGACAGCGGAGTGGACATGCACACCGCCCGTGCTGCCATGATGGATGTGGCCGGGGTGTTGTGGGGGTTTCGTGATGGGGATGAACTGCGTCGGGCCGGGGCACGCTATCTGGTTGCCCGACCTGAAGATCTGCTGCCCATCCTGTTTCCTGTTTAA